From Bacteroidota bacterium:
GAAGGCGGTGTTGAATGAGTAACATAAATATTGATGCGATTTAGTTAGAAATTTAAAAACTAAGGGTCAATCCTCCTGCGTCTCGTTTTAAACGAGACTTCGGAGGATAATAGTTTCAAATAGTCGAACGGGCTCCGCCCGGCCCGCCTCTGGCGGGATAGACAAATTGTCAAATAGGCGTCGAGTAGGCAAGGGGAATTTCACCCCAAGCCTCTCACAGAACCGTACGTGACAGTCTCCCGTCATACGGCTCTTCCAAACAGACTTAACCAACAAATCCATAGCTCCAATGCACAAAAGTATTGGGATAATGCTTCGTCGTTCTTTTCAGCCATCTATAGGATTTGGAATAAGTTTTTAATTTATACTTGTTCCTCGCCCATTTAGCAATGTGGTAATTCAGTTTCCTGAACAACCACCATAGTTCTGAGATGCGAAACTTACCATAGTAGTTTATCCACCCTCTGATCTTCGCCGATAATTGGTTTGATACCTGATGAATGTCCGAAGCCACCCATCTATGTATTTTTAACCTCCTAACCTCTGCCAGAATGCGTTTCACACTTTTCTTACTGATTGCCGGTCGAAACCCCCAGAATGTTTCCCCATTTGACTTTTTGCACTGCCGTGGTTTAAATGTAAAACCAAGAAAATCAAAAGATACTGGTATCTGCTTGCTTTCCTTGTGAAACCTAGCTGTACGATAGCAATACACTAACCTTGTCTTTTCAGGGTGAATTTCCAAACCGTATTCTTTCAACCGTACTTTCAACTTGTCCAATATAAAGTGTGATTGTTCCAGGCTCCTGGTGTGGATAACTATATCATCCGCATATCTTTCAAACACTATGCGTGGTTGCGTTGTCGCCATCCAGCTATCGAATACTTCGTGCAAATACAGATTTGCAAGCAATGGGCTTATTAAACCGCCTTGCGGTGTACCCTTGCTTCGTTCCTGTAAATTGCCTGTTCTATCCTGAATTGGCGCCTTTAACCACCTTTCACAGTACAACAAGATATGACGTTTGCCGGTATGACTCCGTATTATCCCCATCATTTTCTCATGGTCTATGTTGTCAAAGAAACCCTTGATGTCCAAATCCACTACGTACCACCTTTCCCAACAGTTCTTCGCGCATTGC
This genomic window contains:
- the ltrA gene encoding group II intron reverse transcriptase/maturase, whose translation is MIEELTSRTQPISKEQVWSAWKRVRRGGKGMGIDQISMEAIDANPRKYLYPLWNRLSSGSYFPPAVKQVPIPKGKGKERILGIPTIIDRVAQEVIRAELEKIVEPKFHPSSFGYRPNKSAHDALRQCAKNCWERWYVVDLDIKGFFDNIDHEKMMGIIRSHTGKRHILLYCERWLKAPIQDRTGNLQERSKGTPQGGLISPLLANLYLHEVFDSWMATTQPRIVFERYADDIVIHTRSLEQSHFILDKLKVRLKEYGLEIHPEKTRLVYCYRTARFHKESKQIPVSFDFLGFTFKPRQCKKSNGETFWGFRPAISKKSVKRILAEVRRLKIHRWVASDIHQVSNQLSAKIRGWINYYGKFRISELWWLFRKLNYHIAKWARNKYKLKTYSKSYRWLKRTTKHYPNTFVHWSYGFVG